A DNA window from Christiangramia salexigens contains the following coding sequences:
- the ilvA gene encoding threonine ammonia-lyase IlvA — MKTILAKEKIYKPSLDAVKEAASRISKVVLKTPLANSFTYSKRFEANVMLKREDLQQVRSYKIRGAYNKISSLPQEQLAKGVICASAGNHAQGVAFACNKLQAKGVIYMPITTPRQKVEQTQMFGGEWVEVVLKGDTFDDSFKSAMKHRDQHGLVFIHPFDDEKVIEGQATIALEILEQADAPIDYIFAPLGGGGLLAGVSSVFKQLSPNTKIIGVEPAGAASMTSSLNEGKVIELAEIERFVDGAAVQKVGSRNFAICQQNLDDMVCLPEGKICQTILDLYNKDAIVVEPAGAMAISALDLYAEEIKGKNVVCMVSGSNNDITRTAEIKERALLYAGIKHYFIVSFPQRAGALREFVAKVLGPNDDITHFEYSKKHHRENGPAVVGIELNNPADFEPLVERMKRKNFYGEYLNDKPNLFQFLV; from the coding sequence ATGAAGACTATTTTAGCTAAAGAAAAGATTTATAAACCTAGCCTTGATGCTGTTAAAGAAGCAGCATCAAGGATCTCTAAAGTGGTACTTAAAACACCTTTAGCGAACTCATTTACATATAGTAAACGCTTTGAGGCAAATGTAATGTTGAAGCGGGAAGATCTCCAACAGGTAAGGTCTTATAAGATCAGGGGGGCATATAATAAGATCTCAAGCCTTCCTCAAGAACAACTGGCCAAAGGAGTTATTTGCGCCAGTGCCGGTAATCACGCACAAGGAGTGGCATTTGCCTGTAATAAGCTTCAGGCAAAAGGAGTGATCTATATGCCTATTACTACACCAAGACAGAAAGTTGAGCAAACCCAAATGTTTGGTGGAGAATGGGTAGAGGTGGTCTTAAAAGGAGACACCTTTGATGATAGTTTTAAAAGCGCGATGAAGCACCGTGATCAACACGGGCTGGTATTTATACATCCTTTCGATGACGAAAAAGTGATCGAAGGGCAGGCGACTATAGCATTGGAAATCCTTGAACAGGCTGATGCACCTATAGATTATATATTTGCTCCATTAGGTGGAGGAGGTTTGCTTGCAGGAGTATCTTCCGTTTTTAAACAGCTTTCTCCAAATACTAAGATCATAGGTGTGGAACCTGCAGGGGCAGCATCTATGACCTCATCCTTAAATGAAGGAAAAGTAATAGAATTGGCTGAGATCGAGAGATTCGTTGACGGTGCTGCAGTTCAAAAAGTGGGCAGCAGGAATTTTGCTATTTGTCAGCAAAATCTTGATGATATGGTTTGTTTACCTGAAGGCAAGATCTGTCAAACCATACTGGATCTTTATAATAAGGATGCAATTGTGGTAGAGCCGGCAGGTGCGATGGCAATTTCTGCATTGGACCTTTATGCAGAAGAAATAAAGGGGAAGAATGTGGTTTGCATGGTGAGCGGGAGTAATAACGACATCACCCGTACTGCCGAGATCAAAGAGAGAGCTTTGTTATATGCGGGGATTAAGCATTATTTTATTGTTAGTTTCCCTCAGCGTGCCGGCGCACTTAGGGAATTTGTAGCTAAAGTACTGGGCCCTAATGATGATATTACCCATTTTGAATATTCTAAAAAACACCATCGTGAAAATGGACCGGCTGTAGTAGGAATAGAATTAAATAATCCTGCCGACTTCGAACCCCTTGTAGAACGCATGAAAAGGAAGAATTTCTACGGTGAATACCTGAATGATAAACCTAATTTATTTCAATTTTTGGTATAA
- a CDS encoding GNAT family N-acetyltransferase codes for MKIIIANKSHACYAEVICKNIEESAKVRGTGIARRTPEYIINKMEKGNAVIALDGDQFAGFCYIETWSHEKYVANSGLIVHPDYRKIGLAKDIKEVIFKHSREKYPNSKIFGITTGLAVMKINYDLGYQPVTFSELTDDESFWKGCQTCKNFDVLTRTEHKMCLCTGMLYDPAKKPVPKKEKKSSLNDKAFQRLKHIKQTLFYKKNKTEN; via the coding sequence ATGAAGATTATCATTGCTAATAAATCTCATGCATGTTATGCTGAGGTTATATGTAAAAACATAGAAGAATCGGCCAAAGTCCGTGGTACCGGTATTGCCAGAAGAACTCCAGAATATATTATCAATAAGATGGAGAAGGGTAATGCTGTGATCGCATTGGATGGTGATCAATTCGCAGGTTTCTGCTATATAGAAACCTGGAGTCACGAGAAATATGTGGCAAATTCCGGTTTGATTGTACATCCTGATTACAGGAAAATAGGGCTCGCAAAGGATATTAAGGAGGTGATCTTTAAGCACTCCAGAGAAAAATATCCAAATTCTAAAATTTTCGGAATTACCACCGGTCTGGCAGTCATGAAAATCAACTATGATCTTGGTTACCAGCCAGTAACATTTTCAGAATTAACCGATGATGAAAGTTTCTGGAAAGGCTGTCAAACCTGTAAGAACTTCGATGTGTTAACAAGAACAGAGCATAAGATGTGTTTATGTACGGGAATGCTCTATGATCCTGCTAAAAAACCGGTACCTAAAAAAGAGAAAAAATCCAGTTTGAATGATAAAGCTTTTCAAAGACTGAAGCATATCAAGCAAACATTATTTTATAAAAAGAATAAAACAGAAAACTAA